A single region of the Liolophura sinensis isolate JHLJ2023 chromosome 9, CUHK_Ljap_v2, whole genome shotgun sequence genome encodes:
- the LOC135475806 gene encoding glycine receptor subunit alpha-2-like, which translates to MTQEYTIDIYLRQRWHDPRLAFDLCDEYINLTSDWLDIIWVPDMFFLNSKSAMFHDITLRNVGLHISPNGSVFFTQRLGITLGCVMELLKFPLDVQKCDTQIMSYTHKADELTILWFEEHEPVQIDPHVRLPQTKIRTTQHGDCWRMYEGKNYSCIYVEFELQRLNGFYVIQIYVPGVLIVMLSWVSFWLDPRATPARVSLGLLCVLTTTTHTTGVNSSLPRVSYIKAMDVWNFTCLLFVFGALLEFALINVKTRKEEATAKEMLQRKSRTTSKKQANKTNRWEMSCVPFAPAAKSEEEKVNGVEVKQDDVKGAMYWTAERLDKTCLLECLRDLRGRGD; encoded by the exons ATGACACAGGAATACACAATTGACATCTACTTACGTCAAAGATGGCATGACCCCAGGCTGGCTTTTGACCTTTGTGACGAATACATCAATCTGACAAGCGATTGGCTGGATATCATTTGGGTTCCAGATATGTTTTTCTTGAACAGCAAATCTGCCATGTTTCATGACATAACCCTGCGaaacgtaggcctacatatttccCCGAACGGATCCGTATTCTTCACCCAAAG ATTAGGTATAACTCTTGGATGTGTCATGGAACTGTTGAAGTTTCCACTGGATGTCCAAAAGTGCGACACGCAAATAATGAGCT ACACCCATAAAGCGGACGAGCTTACGATATTGTGGTTCGAAGAACACGAACCGGTCCAGATCGATCCGCATGTCCGGCTTCCGCAGACGAAGATACGGACCACACAACATGGCGACTGCTGGAGAATGTACGAGGGAA AAAACTACTCATGCATTTACGTCGAGTTCGAGCTTCAACGGCTGAACGGATTTTACGTCATACAAATTTACGTTCCTGGGGTTCTGATCGTCATGCTTTCATGGGTGAGCTTCTGGCTGGATCCACGCGCAACGCCAGCGCGCGTGTCACTAGGGTTACTCTGTGTGCTCACCACCACAACGCACACTACGGGGGTCAACTCTAGTTTACCAAGGGTCTCCTATATCAAAGCTATGGATGTTTGGAACTTCACGTGTCTTCTCTTTGTGTTTGGGGCTCTCCTAGAATTCGCTTTAATCAACGTGAAAACCAGAAAAGAAGAGGCCACTGCGAAGGAGATGTTGCAGAGAAAATCTAGAACTACTAGTAAA AAACAAGCCAACAAAACCAATCGATGGGAAATGTCTTGTGTGCCTTTTGCCCCAGCAGCAAAATCCGAAGAGGAGAAGGTCAACGGGGTCGAGGTCAAACAGGACGATGTCAAAGGAGCCATGTACTGGACAGCGGAACGACTAGACAAGACATGCC TGCTAGAGTGCCTTCGGGaccttcgtggccgaggtgattaa